One region of Salinibacterium sp. TMP30 genomic DNA includes:
- a CDS encoding glycine--tRNA ligase: MATPNPLDAVINLAKRRGFVFQSGEIYGGSRSAWDYGPLGTALKENIKKQWWQTIVQGRDDVVGIDSAVILPRKVWEASGHVEVFSDPLVESLHTHKRYRADHLLEAYEEKHGHPPANGLADIRDPDTGQAGSWTEPQNFSGLLKTFLGPVDNEEGMHYLRPETAQGIFTNFANVMGAARMKPPFGIGQVGKSFRNEITPGNFIFRTREFEQMEMEFFVEPGTDEEWHQYWIDESMKWYTDLGINPENLRFYEHPDEKLSHYSKRTVDVEYRFRFAGSEWGELMGIANRTDFDLRTHSEASGADLSYFDQAKDERWTPFVIEPAFGLTRALMAFLIDAYAEDEAPNAKGGVDKRTVLRLDRRLSPVKVAVLPLSRNERLSPLARSVAADLRKHWNVDFDDAGAIGRRYRRQDEIGTPFCVTIDFDSLDDNAVTIRERDSMEQKRIPLDELRGYLVQELIGC, encoded by the coding sequence GTGGCTACGCCTAACCCCCTCGACGCCGTTATCAACCTCGCCAAGCGCCGAGGATTCGTCTTCCAATCGGGAGAGATTTACGGCGGTTCACGCTCCGCCTGGGACTACGGCCCGCTGGGCACCGCTCTCAAAGAGAACATCAAAAAGCAGTGGTGGCAGACCATCGTTCAGGGTCGCGACGACGTCGTAGGCATTGACTCGGCCGTCATCCTTCCCCGCAAGGTGTGGGAGGCATCCGGGCACGTCGAGGTCTTCTCTGACCCGCTTGTGGAATCTCTGCACACCCACAAGAGGTACCGCGCCGACCACCTTCTCGAAGCGTACGAAGAGAAGCACGGCCACCCGCCGGCCAACGGGCTTGCCGACATCCGTGACCCTGACACCGGTCAAGCCGGATCGTGGACCGAACCGCAAAACTTCTCAGGCCTGCTCAAGACGTTCCTCGGCCCCGTCGACAACGAAGAGGGCATGCACTATTTGCGCCCCGAGACTGCTCAGGGAATCTTCACCAACTTCGCCAACGTCATGGGCGCTGCACGCATGAAGCCGCCGTTCGGTATCGGACAGGTCGGTAAGTCGTTCCGTAACGAGATCACTCCCGGAAACTTCATTTTCCGCACCCGTGAGTTCGAGCAGATGGAGATGGAATTCTTTGTCGAGCCCGGCACGGATGAAGAGTGGCACCAGTACTGGATCGACGAGTCGATGAAGTGGTACACCGATCTCGGCATCAATCCCGAGAACCTGCGCTTCTACGAGCATCCAGACGAGAAGCTCTCGCACTACTCCAAGCGCACAGTGGATGTTGAGTACCGTTTCCGCTTCGCCGGCAGCGAATGGGGTGAGCTGATGGGTATCGCCAACCGCACCGACTTCGACCTCCGTACACACTCCGAAGCATCGGGTGCGGACCTGTCGTACTTCGACCAGGCCAAGGATGAGCGCTGGACTCCCTTCGTAATCGAGCCCGCCTTTGGACTCACCCGCGCGCTCATGGCGTTCCTCATTGACGCCTACGCCGAAGATGAGGCACCCAATGCCAAGGGCGGGGTCGACAAGCGCACCGTGCTGCGTCTCGACCGTCGTCTCTCGCCGGTGAAAGTTGCTGTTCTGCCGCTCTCGCGCAACGAACGCCTCTCGCCGCTGGCGCGCAGTGTTGCCGCTGACTTGCGCAAACACTGGAACGTGGACTTCGATGATGCGGGCGCAATCGGCCGTCGCTACCGTCGTCAAGACGAGATCGGCACGCCATTCTGCGTCACTATTGACTTCGATTCGCTCGACGACAATGCGGTGACGATTCGCGAGCGTGACTCGATGGAGCAGAAGCGTATACCTCTGGACGAACTGCGCGGCTACCTCGTGCAGGAGCTCATCGGCTGCTAA
- a CDS encoding aminotransferase class V-fold PLP-dependent enzyme: MTSPALTHAIESFDNPRGYLSAATMGLPPRAAVAEMTEKLHQWASATCNPMNYGDIVERTRRHYARLVGIEPTRVAIGSQTSVMASLIACSLPAGSEVLCVESDFTSIIFPFLQHRDFVVRAVPLAELADSVRESTALVVFSLIQSCNGKVADVEAITAAASRHGARTLCDITQAAGVYPVDATQFDATVCHAYKWLCSPRGVAFLTISEDFAQHITPVQAGWYAGEDVWSSVYGTDMTLAKDARQFDVSPAWQAWVGAEQSISMFADLDIAEVWEHCTGLANKLCDELGIERQNQAIVTWPDASGADLAKLTAAGITASGRAGRLRAAFHLWNTEEDVAAVIAALRV; encoded by the coding sequence ATGACATCACCGGCCCTGACCCACGCGATCGAGAGCTTCGACAACCCGCGCGGGTACCTTTCGGCCGCCACGATGGGTTTACCTCCGCGCGCCGCCGTCGCCGAGATGACAGAGAAGCTGCACCAGTGGGCGTCGGCCACCTGCAACCCGATGAACTACGGCGACATCGTGGAGCGCACCCGGAGACACTACGCGCGACTCGTCGGCATCGAGCCCACCCGGGTAGCCATTGGCTCACAAACCTCGGTGATGGCGTCGCTCATTGCCTGCTCGCTTCCGGCCGGTTCCGAAGTGCTCTGTGTCGAATCCGATTTCACTTCGATCATTTTCCCGTTCCTCCAACACCGCGATTTCGTCGTGCGCGCCGTGCCGCTCGCCGAACTCGCCGACTCCGTGCGCGAGAGCACTGCGCTTGTCGTGTTCTCGCTCATCCAATCGTGCAATGGGAAAGTCGCCGATGTTGAGGCGATCACTGCAGCGGCATCCCGTCATGGAGCACGAACGCTGTGCGACATAACCCAGGCCGCCGGCGTCTACCCCGTGGATGCCACCCAGTTCGATGCGACCGTCTGCCACGCCTACAAGTGGTTGTGTTCGCCTCGCGGTGTTGCGTTTCTCACAATCTCCGAGGATTTTGCCCAGCACATCACTCCCGTTCAAGCCGGTTGGTATGCCGGTGAAGACGTGTGGAGCAGCGTCTATGGCACCGACATGACGCTGGCGAAAGATGCCCGCCAGTTCGATGTCTCGCCCGCCTGGCAAGCGTGGGTGGGTGCTGAACAATCCATCTCGATGTTTGCTGACCTCGACATTGCGGAGGTCTGGGAGCACTGCACCGGACTCGCGAACAAACTCTGTGACGAGCTCGGAATCGAACGGCAGAATCAGGCCATTGTGACGTGGCCGGATGCGAGTGGTGCCGATCTAGCCAAGCTCACCGCCGCGGGAATCACCGCTTCGGGTCGCGCCGGACGACTGCGCGCCGCCTTCCATCTGTGGAATACAGAAGAGGACGTTGCCGCGGTTATCGCAGCACTGCGCGTCTAG
- a CDS encoding cysteine desulfurase family protein translates to MIFLDSAATTPVRREVLEAMWPLLTGDFGNPSSHHELGESAKRALDGARTSVAAAIGCRASDVIFTSGGTESDNLAIKGLALAEPRGRHIVTSAIEHEAVLESVDYLKRIHGFEVTVLPVNSEGVVDLEKARAALRPDTTLCTIMYANNEVGVVQPIAAIAELCREHAIPMHTDAVQAAGWLPLGLAMLGVDALSLSGHKLGAPKGIGVLIVKGRRSLEPVLHGGGQERGKRSGTENVAGAVGFAHALALAESDRVERAERTARLRDDFVVDVMTRVPDAIFTGPALDSDGGADTNVMRQTASGASASASASAPERLPNNASFCFPGTSGESLLLELGRAGIICSAGSACAVGSDESSHVLIALGLGEAIAQTAVRFSLSGDTTAEQLATVAAEIETAYRAVRSLSG, encoded by the coding sequence CAGCAGCAACGACACCCGTGCGCCGCGAGGTCTTGGAGGCAATGTGGCCGCTGCTCACGGGAGATTTCGGAAACCCGTCGAGCCATCACGAGTTGGGGGAGTCGGCGAAGCGTGCCCTTGATGGTGCGCGCACGAGTGTTGCGGCGGCGATCGGGTGCCGGGCATCCGATGTCATTTTCACGTCGGGCGGCACAGAGTCAGACAATCTGGCGATCAAGGGGTTGGCACTCGCTGAACCCCGGGGGCGACACATTGTGACGAGCGCGATTGAGCATGAAGCGGTGCTGGAGTCTGTTGACTATCTGAAACGTATCCACGGTTTCGAGGTCACCGTGTTGCCGGTGAACAGCGAGGGCGTAGTCGACCTGGAGAAGGCGCGGGCGGCACTGCGGCCCGACACGACTCTCTGCACAATCATGTACGCCAACAACGAGGTGGGTGTCGTTCAGCCGATTGCTGCGATAGCCGAACTGTGCCGGGAGCACGCCATACCGATGCACACGGATGCTGTGCAAGCCGCAGGCTGGCTCCCTCTCGGCCTTGCGATGCTTGGCGTCGATGCGCTCAGCCTGTCTGGCCACAAACTTGGTGCGCCCAAGGGCATCGGTGTACTTATCGTGAAGGGCCGCCGCAGCCTCGAACCTGTGCTGCATGGGGGAGGGCAAGAGCGTGGCAAGCGTTCCGGAACCGAGAATGTTGCCGGTGCTGTCGGCTTCGCCCATGCTCTAGCGCTTGCGGAAAGTGACCGTGTGGAGCGCGCAGAGCGCACGGCACGCCTGCGTGACGACTTCGTGGTTGACGTGATGACCCGAGTGCCTGATGCCATCTTTACTGGGCCCGCTCTGGACTCTGACGGAGGCGCCGACACTAATGTGATGCGCCAGACCGCGAGTGGCGCGTCCGCGTCCGCGTCCGCGTCCGCTCCCGAACGCCTCCCGAACAATGCGTCATTCTGTTTCCCCGGCACGAGCGGCGAATCCCTCCTGCTCGAATTGGGTCGCGCCGGAATTATCTGCTCAGCCGGGTCGGCGTGCGCAGTGGGCAGTGACGAGTCCTCTCACGTCCTGATCGCTTTGGGCCTCGGTGAGGCTATCGCGCAGACAGCGGTGCGCTTCAGTCTGAGTGGGGATACGACAGCGGAGCAACTCGCTACGGTCGCGGCTGAGATCGAGACTGCCTACCGTGCGGTGCGCTCGCTCTCGGGATAG
- a CDS encoding LysR family transcriptional regulator → MDTTPDLLSLRIVRAISEHGTISEAARALGYSQPALSQHLTRVQSRIGLALVVRSGRGVRLTEAGRALASHAVTVLNAVDAASAELAELAGLSSGTVRIAAFPTASSTLVPPLIRQLRQQHPNLTVNYVEAEPPQALQLLRDGAADVAITFSYPEDRADPHLSRDGGHTTVPLFTEPVVLVLPDSHPFASADSVSLADLADDAWIAGCALCRGHLLALCNIEGFAPQIGLETDNSLAVLSFVSRGLGVALLPQLALSSLTLPEGVSIHAPQPSSERTIQYVIQPGATRIPSVATTIATLTALGGAAWGLRDYPESERTAR, encoded by the coding sequence ATGGATACCACTCCAGACCTTCTCTCGTTGCGCATCGTTCGCGCCATTTCCGAACACGGCACCATCAGCGAAGCCGCCCGCGCACTGGGCTACAGTCAGCCTGCGCTCAGCCAGCACCTCACCCGAGTACAGTCCAGAATCGGCCTCGCTCTCGTCGTTCGCTCCGGTCGTGGGGTGCGACTCACCGAAGCAGGCCGAGCCCTCGCCAGTCATGCCGTCACCGTGCTCAATGCGGTGGATGCCGCGAGCGCCGAACTCGCAGAATTGGCGGGCCTCTCCAGTGGAACGGTCCGCATCGCAGCCTTTCCGACCGCGTCGTCGACGCTGGTTCCACCGTTGATCCGTCAACTGCGGCAGCAGCATCCGAACCTCACGGTGAACTATGTGGAGGCGGAGCCGCCCCAAGCGCTGCAATTGTTGCGGGATGGGGCCGCGGACGTGGCGATCACGTTCTCGTATCCGGAAGACCGAGCAGATCCACATCTTTCTCGCGATGGCGGCCATACGACAGTGCCATTGTTCACGGAGCCCGTGGTGCTTGTGCTCCCCGACAGTCACCCTTTTGCGTCGGCAGATAGCGTCAGCCTTGCCGACCTGGCTGATGACGCCTGGATTGCCGGATGTGCGCTGTGCCGTGGTCATTTGCTTGCCCTCTGCAATATTGAGGGTTTTGCTCCCCAGATTGGGCTGGAGACGGATAACTCTTTGGCGGTGCTGAGCTTTGTCTCTCGGGGTTTGGGTGTTGCTCTACTCCCGCAGTTGGCTCTGTCGTCACTGACGCTGCCGGAGGGCGTGAGCATCCATGCCCCCCAGCCGTCGAGTGAGCGCACGATTCAGTATGTGATTCAGCCGGGAGCTACGCGCATCCCGAGCGTTGCGACGACGATTGCGACCCTTACCGCGCTGGGCGGAGCGGCCTGGGGTTTGCGGGACTATCCCGAGAGCGAGCGCACCGCACGGTAG